A stretch of Arthrobacter sp. NEB 688 DNA encodes these proteins:
- a CDS encoding SRPBCC family protein, translated as MAHSLDLDIPAGVPWIDFTRTFDAPVSALFAAHADPELVRQWLGPHGYAMDVPHWDFRDGGGYRYVHRSPGGGEYGFRGSFHTVRPDELVVQTFEFEGMPDEVALEHLRFEDLGGGRSRLHGRSIGSSVEGRDAMVASGMESGMTDGYIKLDALLARA; from the coding sequence ATGGCCCACAGCCTCGACCTCGACATCCCGGCCGGCGTGCCGTGGATCGACTTCACCCGCACGTTCGACGCCCCCGTCTCCGCGCTCTTCGCGGCTCACGCCGACCCGGAGCTGGTCCGGCAGTGGCTCGGGCCGCACGGCTACGCGATGGACGTCCCGCACTGGGACTTCCGCGACGGCGGTGGCTACCGCTACGTCCACCGCTCACCGGGCGGCGGCGAGTACGGCTTCCGCGGCAGCTTCCACACGGTGCGCCCCGACGAGCTCGTCGTCCAGACCTTCGAGTTCGAGGGGATGCCCGACGAGGTCGCGCTGGAGCACCTCCGGTTCGAGGACCTCGGCGGCGGGCGCTCGCGGTTGCACGGCCGCAGCATCGGCTCGAGCGTCGAGGGGCGCGACGCGATGGTCGCCTCCGGCATGGAGTCGGGGATGACCGACGGCTACATCAAGCTCGACGCCCTGCTGGCGCGGGCCTGA
- a CDS encoding CrcB family protein yields MTAAHALLVALGAAVGAPLRLTVAHYARERLGAAPPAGTLAVNVVGSLVLGVLVGDAVGGSTLALLGTGFCGALTTFSTLALELWEALDDRRPVAAAANLGLSLVLGLGAAALGYALAA; encoded by the coding sequence GTGACCGCCGCCCACGCGCTGCTCGTCGCGCTCGGGGCCGCTGTCGGGGCGCCGCTGCGGCTCACCGTCGCGCACTACGCCCGCGAGCGCCTCGGCGCGGCACCCCCGGCCGGGACGCTGGCCGTCAACGTCGTCGGGTCGCTCGTGCTCGGGGTGCTCGTCGGCGACGCGGTGGGCGGGTCGACCCTGGCCCTGCTCGGCACCGGGTTCTGCGGTGCGCTGACGACCTTCTCGACGCTGGCCCTCGAGCTGTGGGAGGCGCTGGACGACCGGCGTCCCGTCGCCGCCGCGGCCAACCTCGGGCTCTCGCTCGTCCTCGGCCTCGGCGCCGCCGCGCTCGGCTACGCCCTCGCCGCCTGA
- a CDS encoding CrcB family protein, whose product MASAAALPDAAMLGVVAAGGVLGSLGRWGVGLALPHTVGAFPWATFVVNVTGAFAMGLLVAFLVDRPGVHRLARPFVGVGVLGGWTTFSALAVDAVQLGATHHAQLALLYVVATFLVGTLAVGAGMLGGRRVWPGP is encoded by the coding sequence ATGGCCTCTGCCGCAGCCCTTCCCGATGCAGCGATGCTCGGCGTCGTGGCGGCCGGCGGCGTCCTGGGGTCGCTCGGGCGCTGGGGGGTCGGCCTCGCGCTGCCGCACACGGTCGGCGCCTTCCCGTGGGCGACGTTCGTCGTCAACGTGACCGGTGCCTTCGCGATGGGGCTGCTCGTCGCGTTCCTCGTCGACCGGCCCGGGGTGCACCGGCTGGCCCGCCCGTTCGTGGGGGTCGGGGTGCTCGGCGGCTGGACGACGTTCTCGGCGCTGGCCGTCGACGCGGTGCAGCTCGGGGCGACGCACCACGCGCAGCTCGCCCTGCTCTACGTCGTCGCGACGTTCCTCGTCGGCACGCTCGCCGTCGGCGCCGGGATGCTCGGCGGCCGGCGCGTCTGGCCGGGCCCGTGA
- a CDS encoding metalloregulator ArsR/SmtB family transcription factor has translation MDDELVDRGFAALADPVRRAVVARLSRGPATVGELAEPFGISVQAVSKHIQVLEHAGLVTKGRDAQRRPVHLEPAALERLTAWLDGYRLAHERSYRRLDALLGEQWQDLTKE, from the coding sequence ATGGACGACGAGCTGGTGGACCGGGGCTTCGCGGCCCTCGCCGACCCCGTGCGGCGGGCGGTCGTCGCCCGGCTCAGCCGCGGGCCGGCCACGGTCGGCGAGCTCGCCGAGCCCTTCGGGATCAGCGTGCAGGCGGTCTCCAAGCACATCCAGGTCCTCGAGCACGCCGGCCTGGTCACCAAGGGCCGGGACGCCCAGCGGCGCCCGGTCCACCTCGAACCGGCCGCCCTCGAGCGCCTCACGGCGTGGCTCGACGGCTACCGGCTCGCCCACGAGCGCAGCTACCGCCGCCTCGACGCCCTGCTCGGGGAGCAGTGGCAGGACCTCACGAAGGAGTGA
- a CDS encoding S8 family serine peptidase, whose protein sequence is MVAMTGVVALATATLGAVTATASAQPTAATASTARTAYAVLADEGTDARALAQRLEKAGATVTAVNTDIGLVSVTSTRGGFAAAARSMPGVSAAAKDGVIGRTPDAGQAKDRVTREQQDTTARSSAARHGRGEHKPPKPPKGAKADPLDSLLWGMDLINAPQAHRTELGDKRVRVGVMDTGVDGSHPDLAANFDRRLSRNFTTDMPDIDGPCEYAGCVDPADHDDDGHGTHVAGTIGAAMNGLGVSGVAPNVDLVNVRAGQDSGYFFLTPTVKALTYAGDAGLDVVNMSFYVDPWAYNCVGGAPEDSPEEAAEQDLIIRSMTRALNYAHRKGVTLVAALGNNNEDISNPRTDTSSPDYPGGTEHPRTIDNATCLDLPVEGPHVLGVSSVGPSQRKADYSNWATDLRSGEIEVSAPGGWFRDGLGTDTYRTNGNLILSTAPLNVMQAEGQVDENGDITPAGEAVGTMKDCRVVRGRQVCGYYQYLQGTSMASPHAAGVAALAVSAHGKSQRHGGFGLAPDTVRALVMRSAQDHACPAGGVQSYTDVGRSDLYTATCVGGKGFNGFYGAGIVDAAGVVAKGHHGHGH, encoded by the coding sequence ATGGTTGCGATGACGGGAGTCGTGGCGCTGGCCACGGCGACCCTGGGGGCGGTGACGGCGACGGCATCCGCGCAGCCGACCGCGGCCACGGCCTCGACGGCCCGCACGGCCTACGCCGTGCTCGCCGACGAGGGCACCGACGCGCGGGCGCTGGCCCAGCGCCTCGAGAAGGCCGGCGCCACGGTGACCGCGGTCAACACCGACATCGGCCTGGTCTCGGTCACCTCGACCCGCGGTGGGTTCGCCGCCGCCGCCCGGTCGATGCCCGGGGTCTCGGCCGCCGCGAAGGACGGGGTCATCGGGCGCACGCCGGACGCGGGCCAGGCCAAGGACCGCGTGACGCGTGAGCAGCAGGACACCACCGCGCGCAGCTCCGCCGCCCGCCACGGCCGGGGCGAGCACAAGCCGCCGAAGCCGCCGAAGGGCGCCAAGGCCGACCCCCTCGACTCCCTGCTCTGGGGCATGGACCTCATCAACGCCCCGCAGGCGCACCGCACCGAGCTGGGCGACAAGCGCGTCCGAGTCGGCGTGATGGACACCGGTGTCGACGGCTCGCACCCCGACCTCGCCGCGAACTTCGACCGCCGCCTCTCGCGCAACTTCACGACCGACATGCCCGACATCGACGGCCCGTGCGAGTACGCCGGCTGCGTCGACCCGGCCGACCACGACGACGACGGCCACGGCACCCACGTCGCCGGCACCATCGGCGCCGCGATGAACGGCCTCGGCGTCTCGGGCGTCGCCCCGAACGTCGACCTCGTCAACGTGCGCGCCGGCCAGGACAGCGGCTACTTCTTCCTGACTCCCACCGTCAAGGCGCTCACCTACGCGGGCGACGCCGGCCTCGACGTCGTCAACATGTCGTTCTACGTCGACCCGTGGGCCTACAACTGCGTCGGCGGCGCCCCGGAGGACAGCCCGGAGGAGGCGGCCGAGCAGGACCTCATCATCCGCTCGATGACGCGGGCGCTGAACTACGCGCACCGCAAGGGCGTCACGCTCGTCGCGGCCCTCGGCAACAACAACGAGGACATCTCGAACCCGCGCACCGACACCTCGAGCCCCGACTACCCCGGCGGCACGGAGCACCCGCGGACCATCGACAACGCGACCTGCCTCGACCTGCCCGTCGAGGGCCCGCACGTCCTCGGCGTCTCGTCGGTCGGCCCGTCGCAGCGCAAGGCCGACTACTCCAACTGGGCCACCGACCTGCGCTCGGGCGAGATCGAGGTCTCGGCGCCGGGCGGATGGTTCCGTGACGGCCTCGGCACCGACACCTACCGGACCAACGGCAACCTCATCCTCTCGACCGCTCCGCTCAACGTCATGCAGGCCGAGGGCCAGGTCGACGAGAACGGCGACATCACCCCGGCCGGCGAGGCCGTGGGCACGATGAAGGACTGCCGCGTCGTCAGGGGCCGCCAGGTGTGCGGGTACTACCAGTACCTCCAGGGCACCTCGATGGCCTCGCCGCACGCGGCGGGTGTCGCGGCGCTCGCGGTCTCGGCGCACGGGAAGTCGCAGCGGCACGGCGGCTTCGGCCTCGCGCCCGACACGGTGCGCGCCCTCGTCATGCGGTCGGCGCAGGACCACGCCTGCCCGGCCGGTGGCGTGCAGTCGTACACCGACGTGGGTCGCTCCGACCTCTACACCGCCACCTGCGTCGGCGGGAAGGGGTTCAACGGGTTCTACGGCGCCGGCATCGTCGACGCCGCCGGTGTGGTGGCGAAGGGCCACCACGGGCACGGTCACTGA
- a CDS encoding VOC family protein, with the protein MDWTLEVVVVPVSDLDASVAFYRDRVGFHLDHDTDAGFGRIAQLTPRGSGCSVVMGTMPNLQSMPPGTQHGLQLVVADARAAHAELVGRGVECDDVVVLDARDGGTLFGFRDPDGNAWTVQEIRARAQRPLIPRADDA; encoded by the coding sequence ATGGACTGGACCCTCGAGGTCGTCGTCGTCCCCGTGTCGGACCTCGACGCGTCGGTCGCCTTCTACCGCGACCGCGTCGGCTTCCACCTCGACCACGACACCGACGCCGGCTTCGGCCGGATCGCCCAGCTGACCCCGCGCGGGTCGGGCTGCTCGGTCGTCATGGGGACCATGCCGAACCTGCAGTCGATGCCGCCGGGCACGCAGCACGGTCTGCAGCTCGTCGTCGCGGACGCGCGGGCGGCCCACGCCGAGCTCGTCGGGCGCGGGGTCGAGTGCGACGACGTCGTCGTCCTCGACGCGCGCGACGGCGGGACGCTCTTCGGGTTCCGCGACCCGGACGGCAACGCCTGGACGGTGCAGGAGATCCGGGCCCGGGCGCAGCGCCCGCTCATCCCGCGGGCCGACGACGCCTGA